CGCTGCCGATCTACGAGGCCCTGGCCTCGAAGGTGCGGGCCGGTGCCGTGGACGCCTCGCGGGCGCGGATAGCCCAGCTCGACGAGTACGTGGGGCTGCCGGCCGAGCATCCGGAGTCGTACCGGTCGGTGCTGCGGCGGGAGGTGCTGGAGCCGCTCGGGATACCGATGGACTCCTTCATGGGGCCGGACGGGACCGCGGAGGACATCCCGGGGGCCTGCGCGGCGTACGACTCGGCACTGGCCGACGCCGGGGGCGTGGATCTGCAGCTGCTCGGGATCGGGACGGACGGGCATATCGGGTTCAACGAGCCGTGCTCCTCGCTGGCCTCGCGGACCCGGATCAAGACGCTCACCGAGCAGACCCGGGTGGACAACGCGCGGTTCTTCGAGGGGGACATCGCGCAGGTGCCGCACCATGTGATCACCCAGGGGATCGGGACGATCCTGGAGGCCCGGCATCTGGTGCTGCTGGCGACGGGTGAGGGCAAGGCGGATGCGGTGGCGGCGACGGTGGAGGGACCGGTGGCCGCGGTGTGTCCTGCGTCGGCGTTGCAGTTGCATCCGCATGCGACGGTGGTGGTGGACGAGGGAGCGGCGTCGAAGTTGAAGCTGGCCGACTACTTCCGGCACACCTTTGTCAACAAGCCTGACTGGCAGGGGATTTAAAGCGGGTTCGCGTCTGCGGGGTTCCGCTGCGTGCCGGGTGCGGGTTGTCCGTGGCTGGTCGCGCACACGCGGCGGTAGCCGCATATCCAACGCTGCCCCGCGCCCCTGACAAAGGCAGGTGCCGGTCCCTTTCGAAGGAACCGGCACCTGTTGTGTCGTAAGGCCTACTCCTCCCCCGCGATGACCTCCGCCGCCGCCCTGCCGCACACCCTTGCCGCGCCGTGGGTTGCGATGTGGAGGGCTCCTCGGGTGGGGGCCTGGGGGAGGCCCATTTCGATGACGATGGTGTCGGGGCGGGTGCGCAGGACGGTGTCCAGGGCCGCCGTCATCCAGGGATGGCGGTGTTCGTCGCGGACCACGGCCACGATGCGGCGGGGGCCGGCCGCGGCCAGGGTCGCGAGGCCCGCGTCGTCGCCGGCGAAGCTGCCTGTCTCCGTGCCGGGAAGAAGGCGGGCGAGTTCGGCGGCCACGCCCCAGGGGGTCTCGTCGCCGACCGCGATGTTGGCCACCGGGGTGAAGGCGGCGACATAGGGGGCCGCGGTGAGGGGAGTGAAGTCGGCACCGGTGACGCGCAGTGCCCGGCGGGCCGCGCGCAGGCCCACCTCCTCGTCGGCCGGCAGCTGGGCGTCGGCCGCGCCGGCCGCCGTCCAGTGGGCCAGGGTGCGCACCCGTTCCGCCGCCTCGGCGAGGCGCTCCTCGGCGAGTTCGCCGGCGCGGACCGCGGAGACCAGGGCGTCGCGCAGGCGCCGTACCGTCTCGTCGTCGGCGAGGCCGCCGCCCACGCAGATCGCGTCGGCGCCGGCGGCGATGGCGAGGACGCTGCCGCGCTCGATGCCGTAGGTACCGGCGATGGCCTGCATCTCCATGCCGTCGGTGACGATGAGGCCGGTGTAGCCGAGTTCGCCTCGGAGCAGATCGGTCAGGACCGGGTGGGACAGCGTTGCCGGGCGGTCCTGGTCCAGGGCCGGGACCAGGATGTGGGCGGTCATCACCGCGCGGGTTCCGGCGGCGATGGCCGCGCGGAAGGGCCGCAGTTCGCGCTCCAGCAGTACCGAGCGGTCCACGTCGATGCGCGGCAGGGCGTGGTGGGAGTCGATCGCGGTGTCGCCGTGGCCCGGGAAGTGCTTCGTGCAGGCGGCGACACCCGCCGACTGGAGCCCGGTGACGTAGGCCGCCGTGTGCCGGGCGACCAGGTCGGCGGTGGCGCCGAAGGAGCGCACGCCGATCACCGGGTTGGCGGGGTTGGAGTTCACGTCGGCCGACGGGGCCCAGTTGAGGTTGACCCCGCAGGCCGCGAGGCGGCGGCCCAGCTCGGCGGCCACCGCGTGGGTGAGTTCCACGTCGTCCACGGCGCCGAGGGCGTTGTTGCCGGGGAAGGACGAGCCGGTGCCCACCTCCAGGCGGGTCACGTCACCGCCTTCCTCGTCGATGGCGACCAGGACGTCGTCGCGTTCGGCGCGCAACTGGGCCGTCAGGGCGGCCAGTTGTTCCCGGGAGGCGATGTTGCGGCCGAACAGGCCGACCGAGGCGAGGCCCTCGCCGAGGCGGCGCAGCAGCCAGTCGGGGGCGGTGGTGCCGGTGAAGCCTGGTTGGAGGACCGTGAGGGCGTCCCGCGTGAGCGTGTCGGTGCCGCTGGCGAAAGTCGTCATCGGGGGGCGTTATCCCTTCACGGCGCCCGCGGTGAGGCCCGCGGCCATCTTGCGCTGGACGAGGAGGAAGAGGACCACGATCGGCACGGCCATCATGGTGGAACCGGCCATCATCGGGGCGTATTCGGTGCCGTGTTTGGTGGTGAAGTTGCCGAGCCAGACGGTCGCGGTCTGGTTCTTCTGGCTGAGCAGCATGAGGGCGTAGAGGTACTCGTTCCAGGCCTGGATGAAGGCGTAGACCGAGGTGGCGACCATGCCGGGGGCCAGCAGCGGGAAGACCACGCGCAGGAAGGCGCCGGTGGGCGAGCAGCCGTCGACCATCGCCGCCTCCTCCAGCTCCTTCGGGATGTTGACGATGAAGCCGCGCAGCGTCCACACCGTGAAGGGGAGGATGAAGGTCAGGTACGTGATGATCAGGCCGGACAGCTTGTCGTACTGGTCGAGGTCGTTCAGGAGCAGGAAGACCGGGATGATCATCGCGACCAGGGGGACCATCTGGACCGCGAGGATGCCCACGATCACGATCTTGCGGCCACGGAAGGCGAAGCGGGAGATCGCGAGCGCGGCCAGGGTGCCGACCACGATGCCGATCGCCACGACCGCCAGGGAGACGATCAGGCTGCGGCCGACCGGGCCCCAGAAGTCGGCGATGTCCAGCGCGCGGCTGAAGTTGGAGAGGGTGATCCCGGTCGGCAGCAGGCTCGGGTCCGGGTCGATGGCGTCCTTCGCCGGCTTGAACGCGGTGTTGAGCATCCAGTAGACCGGGAAGCCCGCGGTGACGAAGACGAGGAGACCGAGGAGGTTCCAGCCCAGCTTCGACCTGCGGCGGACCCCGGGAGCGAGCGCGCTCATTCGACCTCTCCGATCTTCAGCATCTGACGCATGTAGACGGCGACCACCCCGAGCAGCAGCAGCACGGTGATGAGGGCGATCGCGGAGCCCTGCGCGTAGTCGTTGACCACGAAGGCGCGGTCGTAGGAGTACGTGGGCAGGATCTGGAACTCCGGCTCCGGGTGCCCGTTGCGCATCACGAACACCTGCGGGAAGACGCCCATGTCCCAGATGACCGACAGGGTCGTCAGCATCACGATGATGGGCTTGAGGATCGGCAGGGTGACGTACCGGAACACGCCCCAGGCGCCGGCGCCGTCGAGACGGGCGGCCTCCTCCATCTCCTTGGGGACCTGGGTGAGTCCGGCGCTCAGGGTGATCACCACGAAGGGCACCGCGCCCCAGACCACCAGCAGCATGATCACGGCAAGGCCCTGGGGACCGCTGGCGAACCAGTTGTGGCCGATCATCTCGACGCCGGGCAGCTTGCTGAGCAGCGCGTTGAGGATGCCGTAGTCCGCGTCGAACAGCCACTTGAAGACCGTGGTGGCGACGATGATCGGCATGCCCCAGCTGGCCACCAGCGCGATGTTGATCAGGGTCTTCACCCAGCCGGAGACCCGCTGGAGCAGCAGGGCGATCAGCATGCCGGCGACCATCGTGAAGATGACACAGCCCGCCGCGAAGACGATGGTCCGGACGACGACCGCCCAGAACTCGCCGTCGTCGAGCACGCCGGTGAAGTTGTCGAAGCCGACCCACTCGGCGGGCTGGAAGCCCCACAGCTGGGACTGGCCGAACTTCTGGAACGACAGGGTGACCAGGCGGACCAGCGGATAGCCCATGACCAGGCCGAGGATGAGCAGGCAGGGTGCGAGCAGCAGCCAGGGGGTGGTGCCGGAGCTGCGCCTTCTGCGGGGCGCCACCGGCGGGGAGGGCGGTGGTACCGGCATCGGCGGCGGCACCTCGGTGGGGGTGGTCGTGTCTGCGGCACTCATGGCGCGCTCCTCAGCGGTCCCTCTGGTCGTACGGGAAGCAGGGCCCCGCCGTTCTCAACGGGGCCCTGCCTGCGGTCACTTGGTGTTGATGACCTTGTCGATCGCCGCGTCGGCCGCCTTGGCCGCCGCCTCGACGGACTGCTTGCCGGTGCCGATGTTCTGCAGCATGTTCTGCAGGACCTGGGCCTTCTCGACCTGGCCCCAGCCGGGTGCCATGGGCACGAACCAGTTGGACTCGGCCGCGGTGGCCGGGACCGCCGTCGCCGGGTCGTTCTTCAAGGTGGCGAGGTCGGTCTTGTTGTTGGGCAGGTTGCCCTTGGCCATCAGGCCCTTCTGGCCGGAGGGACCGGTGAAGGCGTTGATCCACTCGGCGGCGACGGCCTGCGCCTTCGACTTCACGGGCACGGCGAGGTCCGAACCGCCCAGGAAGACGGGCAGGTTCTTGCCGGACGGGCCGGGCATCACGAAGTTCTCGAGGTTGTCCTTGAGCTTGCCGGTCTTGTCGTTCTTCGGGTCGGCGGAGGTCGCGCCCTCCCAGGCCGCGCCGAAGATCATGCCCGACTTGCCCTGGCCGTAGACGATGTAACGGTCGGACTCGTCCTTGGTCTTGTCGCCGTGCATGTACTTGTCGACGACGTTCTTGAACTCGGTGAGGCCCTTGATGGACTCGGGCGAGGAGAGGTTGGCCTTCCAGGTGCCGCCCGAGTCGACGGCGATGGAGCCGCCGGCGTCGTAGACGAAGGACATGGCCGCGTACCAGTCACGGGTGGGCTGGTACCAGGCGGAGAACTTGTCGCCCTCCTTCTTCTGGACCTTGTCGAGCGCGGCGGTGAGCTCCGCGTAGGTCTTCGGGGTGGACTTGACGCCTACCGAGGCGAAGACGTCCTTGCGCCAGTTGCCGACGCGGCCGCCCGCGTAGTAGGGAACGCCGTAGGTCTTGCCGTCGTACGTCACCGAGGCCTTGAGGCCGTCGAGCCAGGCGGAGGAGTTGGTGAACTTCGAGGCGTCCAGGGGCGCGAAAGCCCCCTTGACCATGTAGCCCAGCATCTCGGTGTTGCCCATCTCGACCACGTCGGGGGCCTTGTCGGTGGCGAGGACCGCGTCGAGCTTGGTGTTCTTGTCGGGCCAGCCGTAGTACTCGTGGTTGATCTTGATGCCGGGGTGCTTCTTCTGGACCGCGGCGTCCGCGGCCTTCACCAGCTCGGGCCAGTTGTTCTGGGCGTCGACGGTGAGCCAGACGGTCAGCTCCTTGGCGTCCGCGCCGCTGTTGTCCGAACTTCCGCTGTCGCTGCCCCCACATGCCGCGACCGAGACCATCATGCCCGCGATGCCTATCGCGGCTGCCAGCTTGCGCTTCACGCCACCCTCCTCAGGGATGCCCACACCTCCCGCCCACGAGCCGGGACCTGGACCAATGGTGTAGACCAGTAGGGGGAGCTTGGACCAGACCACGGGGCCTGTCAAGAGCCTGCGAAACCGCTCTGACCAGCCGTTATGCGAGCTACATATGCAGGAACCATTAGTAAAGAAGCCAGCGAAAACAGCGGCGGCGGAGTAGTGTCGTCCGCTATACCACTCACCTCTGTGGACTAGACCAAAAGAGTCGGCGACGGTATACAGAAGGGATCACGATGTGACCCGCATCCGGAGCCGGGAAGGCAGACCATGAGCAGCGACGTCAGCAGTGCGGAGACCGAGGGCGGGGCAGGCGTCCGTACCGCGCGCGTGCCCAAGTACTACCGCCTGAAGAAGCACCTGCTCGACATGACGGAGACCCAGTCGCCCGGCACCCCGGTACCCCCCGAGCGCACCCTCGCCGCCGAGTTCGACACCTCCCGCACGACCGTCCGCCAGGCGCTCCAGGAGCTGGTGGTCGAGGGGCGCCTGGAGCGGATCCAGGGCAAGGGCACCTTCGTCGCGAAGCCGAAGGTGTCCCAGGCGCTGCAACTCACCTCGTACACCGAGGACATGCGCGCCCAGGGCCTGGAACCCACCTCGCAGCTGCTCGACATCGGCTACATCACCGCCGACGACCGGCTCGCCGAGCTCCTCGACATCACGGCCGGCGGCCGGGTGCTGCGCATCGAGCGACTGCGCATGGCGAACGCCGAGCCGATGGCCATCGAGACGACCCACCTGAGCGCCAAGCGCTTCCCGGCCCTGCGCAGGTCGCTCGTCAAGTACACGTCCCTCTACACGGCGTTGGCCGAGGTCTACGACGTCCATCTCGCCGAGGCCGAGGAGACCATCGAGACCTCCCTGGCCACCCCGCGCGAGGCGGGCCTGCTCGGCACCGACGTGGGCCTGCCGATGCTGATGCTGTCCCGGCACTCGTACGACAAGACGGGCGAGCCGGTGGAGTGGGTGCGGTCGGTGTACCGGGGAGACCGGTACAAGTTCGTGGCCCGCCTCAAGCGGCCGATGGATTGAGGCACGCGGCGAGCGGCGTCGGCTGGGGGTCCGGGGATCGCCCCCCCGGACCAATGCAGCGTGGCCAGACTCAAGCGGCCCGTCGGCTGACGCACACCCTGTGGCGCAAGCGCGCTTCCTGCTCTACGGTCCTCCCGACTCCAACTGGACGGGAGGACCTCGCTGCTTCACAGAATCGACATACCGATATGCGGACGAGGTCTTTCGCTCACGTGACACGGTGACCTAGATTGCCTGCGCGTTACAGGTGATCAGCGAGGGGACGGAGGCAGGACATGTCGGATGCGCCGGAAGCGAGACCACCGGTGGTGACACCGGTACGGGTGGTCATCGCCCTCTGTCTGATCGCCCCGTTCGTGGCGATGCTGTGGGTCGGCTCGTACGCCAAGGTCGACCCCGAGTTCATCGGCATCCCGTTCTTCTACTGGTACCAGATGCTGTGGGTGCTGATCTCCACCGCGCTGACGATGATCGCGTACCAGCTGTGGCAGCGTGACCAGCGCGCCCGTCGTGGAGGTTCCAAGTGAACGACGGCGTCAACGGCGTGGCTCTCGCCGTCTTCATCCTCTTCTTCCTGGCCGTCACGGTCATGGGCTTCCTCGCCGCGCGCTGGCGCAAGGCCGAGAACGAGCACTCGCTGGACGAATGGGGCCTGGGCGGCCGGTCGTTCGGCACCTGGATCACCTGGTTCCTGCTGGGCGGCGACCTCTACACGGCGTACACCTTCGTCGCGGTCCCCGCGGCGATCTACGCGGCGGGTGCGGCCGGCTTCTTCGCGGTGCCGTACACGATCCTGGTGTACCCGCTGATCTTCACCTTCCTGCCCCGCCTGTGGTCGGTCTCCCACAAGCACGGCTACGTCACGACCTCGGACTTCGTGCGTGGCCGCTTCGGCTCCAAGGGCCTGTCGCTGGCGGTGGCGGTCACCGGCATCCTCGCGACCATGCCGTACATCGCGCTCCAACTGGTCGGCATCCAGGCGGTCCTGGACGTCATGGGCGTCGGTGGCGGCGAGAACACCAACTGGTTCGTGAAGGACCTCCCGCTGCTGATCGCCTTCGGTGTCCTCGCGGCCTACACGTACTCCTCGGGCCTCCGCGCCCCCGCGCTGATCGCGTTCGTGAAGGACACGCTGATCTACATCGTCATCGCGGTGGCGATCATCTACATCCCGATCAAGCTGGGCGGCTTCGACGACGTCTTCGGCGCCGCGAGCGAGAAGTACACGGCGGCCAAGGCGGGCGGACTGGTCCCCCTGGAGGCGGGCCAGTGGACGTACGCCACGCTGGCGTTGGGCTCCGCGCTCGCGCTCTTCATGTACCCGCACTCGATCACCGCGACGCTCTCCTCCCGCAGCCGTGAGGTGATCCGCCGCAACACCACGATCCTGCCGCTGTACTCGCTGATGCTCGGCCTGCTGGCCCTGCTCGGCTTCATGGCGATCGCGGCCGGAGTCAAGGTCACCAACCCGCAGTTGGCCATCCCGCAGCTGTTCGAGGACATGTTCCCGGACTGGTTCGCGGGCGTCGCCTTCGCGGCCATCGGCATCGGGGCGCTCGTCCCCGCGGCCATCATGTCGATCGCGGCCGCGAACCTCTTCACCCGCAACATCTACAAGGACTTCATCAAGCCGGACGCCACCCCGGCCCAGGAGACGAAGGTCTCCAAGCTGGTGTCCCTGCTGGTGAAGGTGGGCGCCCTGGTCTTCGTCCTCACCATGGACAAGACGGTCGCCATCAACTTCCAGCTCCTGGGCGGCATCTGGATTCTCCAGACCTTCCCGGCCCTGGTCGGCGGCCTGTTCACCCGCTGGTTCCACCGCTGGGCGCTGCTCGCCGGCTGGGCGGTCGGCATGATCTACGGCACGGTCGCCGCGTACGGCGTCGCCTCCCCGACCCAGAAGCACTTCGGCGGCTCGGCGAAGGAGATCCCGGGCATCGGCGAGATCGGCTACATCGGCCTCACCGCGTTCATCCTGAACGTGGCGGTGACGGTGGTCCTGACCTTCGTCCTGAAGGCGCTCAAGGCCCCCGACGGCGTGGACGAGACGAGCCCGCAGGACTACACGGCGGACGCGGGCGACCCGGGGGTCGAGGTAGAACTCCCGCCCGCTACCGCGGGAACCTCCCACTGACCCACCCAGGGGCGCGGGGAACTGCGCGAGCAACCACACACAACCGGCAGCGGGCCACCGAGGAGCAAGACCCTCGGCGGCCCGCTTTCGTGCACACTCACCCCCATGACGATCGTGATCCGCCCCGCAGACCCCACCGACTACGCCCCCCTCGGCGAGATCACCGCAAGGGCCTACCTGAACGACGGCCTCCTGGCCTTCGGCGACGAGGACGACTGGTACCTCACCGAACTCAAGGACGTGGCCAAGCGAGCCGCACACGCCGAAGTCCTGGTCGCCGTCTCCGGATCAGAACTGCTCGGCGGAGTCACCTACGTCCCCGACGGCGGCCCCCTGTCGGAGATAGCCCGCCCCGGAGAGGCGGAGATCCGCATGCTCGCCGTGGCTCACGAGGCCCGCGGCCGAGGTGTGGGACGAGCTCTCGTCCAGGCCTGCATCGACCGCGCGAGCGCCGCCGGCACGGACCTAGTCCTGTGCACCCAGCCCACCATGCACACGGCCCACCGCATCTACGAAGGCCTGGGTTTCACCCGCGCCCCGGAGCGCGACTGGCACCCCGTTCCGGAGTCCCCCGACTTCACGCTCCTCACCTACGAGTTGACGCTCTGAAGTCACCGCGACACAACATATGGGCCTGCTTCCACCACCGGGCACAAGATGTATGCTCATGCTCGCTGTCGCCGCAGGGGAATCCGGTGTGAATCCGGAACTGTCCCGCAACGGTGTACTCATGCGTGCATCAGCGCACATGAGCGTAAGTCCGAGGACCTGCCGACAGTACGCCCGGCCACCGTGGCCCGGGTGTCATGACGTCCGGGCCTCGTGGAATGGGCCGGTGGACGCGACGCCGTGCGCGCTCGTGTGCTGCCCCCCGCCCTCAAGGCCCCGTGCCAGCGAGGGAGAGCCCCCACGTGACCATCGCGCCAGCCGATCCGGCTTCAGCAGCGATCGAGCGGACCGAGCAGGAGAACGACGGCCCCGGTGCCGCGCTGCTGCGGACCCTGACCGCCCTGACGGCCGACCTTCCCGACGCCGACCCCGGCCGGGTCGCCGCCGCCGCGCTCCGCGGCCGGTCCGCGCGGGCCGACGAGTCGGAGCTGCGCGAGCTGGCCACCGAGGCCGCGGCCGGACTCATCTCCGAGGACCCCGCCTACAGCAGGCTGGCCGCCCGGCTGCTGACGATCTCCATCGCCGCCGAGGCCGCCTCCCAGGGCGTCACCTCGTTCACCGGTTCGGTCGCCGTCGGGCACCGCGAGGGCCTCATCGCCGACCGTACGGCCGAGTTCGTACGGGTCCACGCCGACCGCCTCGACGCGCTCATCGACCCTGAGGGAGACGACCGCTTCGGCTACTTCGGCCTGCGCACCCTGCACAGCCGCTATCTCCTCCGGCACCCGATCACCCGCAAGGTCATCGAGACGCCCCAGCACTTCATGCTGCGTGTCGCAGCCGGGCTGGCCGAGGACGACACCCCCCGCGCGCTCACCGAAGTCGCCGCGCTCTACGGCCTCATGAGCCGCCTCGACTACCTCCCCTCCTCCCCCACCCTCTTCAACTCCGGCACCCGGCACCCCCAGATGTCGTCCTGCTACCTCCTCGACTCCCCGAAGGACGAGCTCGACTCCATCTACGGCCGCTACCACCAGGTGGCCCGCCTCTCGAAGCACGCCGGCGGCATCGGCATCGCGTACTCCCGCGTCCGCAGCCGCGGTTCGCTGATCCGGGGCACCAACGGGCACTCCAACGGCATCGTGCCGTTCCTGAAGACGCTGGACGCGAGTGTCGCCGCCGTGAACCAGGGCGGCCGGCGCAAGGGCGCCGCCGCGGTCTACCTGGAGACCTGGCACTCCGACATCGAGGAGTTCCTGGAGCTGCGCGACAACACCGGTGAGGACGCCCGGCGTACGCACAACCTGAACCTCGCGCACTGGATCCCGGACGAGTTCATGCGCCGGGTGAACGCCGACGCCGAGTGGTCCCTGTTCTCCCCCGCCGACGTGCCCGAGCTGGTCGACCTGTGGGGTGACGAGTTCGACGCGGCGTACCGCAAGGCCGAAGAGCAGGGGCTCGCGCGCAAGACCATCCCGGCCCGCGACCTCTACGGCCGCATGATGCGCACCCTCGCGCAGACCGGCAACGGCTGGATGACCTTCAAGGACGCGGCCAACCGCACCGCCAACCAGACGGCCCTGCCCGGGCACACGGTCCACTCCTCCAATCTCTGCACGGAGATCCTGGAGGTCACGGACGACGGGGAGACGGCGGTCTGCAACCTGGGGTCGGTGAACCTCGGGGCGTTCGTCGACACGGCGACCGGCGACATCGACTGGGAGCGGCTGGACGCCACCGTCCGCACCGCCGTCACCTTCCTCGACCGGGTCGTCGACATCAACTTCTACCCGACCGAGCAGGCCGGGCGGTCCAACGCCAAGTGGCGCCCGGTGGGCCTGGGCGCGATGGGCCTCCAGGACGTCTTCTTCAAGCTGCGGCTGCCCTTCGACTCGCCCGAGGCCAAGGCGCTCTCCACCCGGATCGCCGAGCGCATCATGCTCGCCGCCTACGAGGCCTCCGCCGACCTCGCCGAGCGCAACGGCCCGCTGCCGGCCTGGGAGAAGACCCGTACCGCGCAGGGCGTCCTGCACCCCGACCACTACGACGTCACCTCGAACTGGCCCGAGCGCTGGGCGGCACTGCGCGAGCGCATGGCCGGCACCGGGCTGCGCAACAGCCTGCTGCTCGCCATCGCGCCCACCGCGACCATCGCCTCGATCGCCGGGGTGTACGAGTGCATCGAGCCGCAGGTCTCCAATCTGTTCAAGCGCGAGACGCTGTCCGGCGAGTTCCTCCAGGTCAACTCCTACCTGGTCAACGACCTCAAGGAGCTCGGCGTCTGGGACGCCCGCACCCGTGAGGCGCTGCGCGACTCCAACGGGTCGGTGCAGGAGTTCGCGTGGATCCCGGCGGACGTACGGGCGTTGTACCGCACCGCGTGGGAGATCCCGCAGCGCTCCCTGATCGACATGGCGGCGGCGCGCACGCCGTACCTCGACCAGTCGCAGTCCCTGAACCTGTTCCTGGAGACGCCGACCATCGGCAAGCTCTCCTCGATGTACGCGTACGCCTGGAAGTCCGGGCTGAAGACGACGTACTACCTGCGCTCGCGCCCGGCGACCCGGATCGCCCGCGCGGCTCAGGCCACCGTCCCCGTCCAGCAGGCGGCCCCGGAAGACGCCGTCGCCTGCTCCCTGGAAAACCCCGAGTCCTGCGAGGCCTGCCAGTAATGACCACCGAAGCCAAGAACCTCCTCGACCCGGGCTTCGAGCTGACCCTGCGTCCCATGCGCTACCCGGACTTCTACGAGCGCTACCGGGACGCCATCAAGAACACCTGGACCGTCGAGGAGGTCGACCTCCACTCCGACGTCTCCGACCTCGCGAAGCTCAGCCCCGCCGAACAGCACCTCATCGGCCGCCTGGTCGCGTTCTTCGCGACGGGCGACTCGATCGTCGCGAACAACCTGGTGCTGACGCTGTACAAGCACATCAACTCCCCCGAGGCGCGGCTCTACTTGAGCCGTCAGCTCTTCGAGGAGGCCGTGCACGTCCAGTTCTACCTGACGCTGCTCGACACCTACCTCCCCGACCCGGAGGACCGGGCGGCGGCCTTCGACGCCGTCGAGAACATCCCCTCGATCCGTGAGAAGGCGGAGTTCTGCTTCAAGTGGATCGACGAGGTGGAGAAGCTGGACCGCCTGGAGTCCCAGGCCGACCGCCGCCGCTTCCTGCTCAACCTGATCTGCTTCGCCGCGTGCATCGAGGGCCTGTTCTTCTACGGCGCGTTCGCGTACGTCTACTGGTTCCGCAGCCGGGGTCTGCTGCACGGTCTCGCGACCGGCACCAACTGGGTGTTCCGGGACGAGACCATGCACATGTCCTTCGCCTTCGACGTGGTCGACACCGTCCGAAAGGAGGAGCCGGAGCTCTTCGACGAGCAGCTCCAGCAGCAGGTCACCGACATGCTGGCGGAGGCCGTCGAGGCGGAACTCCAGTTCGCGCGGGACCTGTGCGGCGACGGACTGCCGGGCATGAACACCGAGTCGATGCGGCAGTACCTGGAGTGCGTCGCCGACCAGCGCCTCACGCGGCTCGGCTTCGCC
Above is a window of Streptomyces griseorubiginosus DNA encoding:
- a CDS encoding extracellular solute-binding protein gives rise to the protein MKRKLAAAIGIAGMMVSVAACGGSDSGSSDNSGADAKELTVWLTVDAQNNWPELVKAADAAVQKKHPGIKINHEYYGWPDKNTKLDAVLATDKAPDVVEMGNTEMLGYMVKGAFAPLDASKFTNSSAWLDGLKASVTYDGKTYGVPYYAGGRVGNWRKDVFASVGVKSTPKTYAELTAALDKVQKKEGDKFSAWYQPTRDWYAAMSFVYDAGGSIAVDSGGTWKANLSSPESIKGLTEFKNVVDKYMHGDKTKDESDRYIVYGQGKSGMIFGAAWEGATSADPKNDKTGKLKDNLENFVMPGPSGKNLPVFLGGSDLAVPVKSKAQAVAAEWINAFTGPSGQKGLMAKGNLPNNKTDLATLKNDPATAVPATAAESNWFVPMAPGWGQVEKAQVLQNMLQNIGTGKQSVEAAAKAADAAIDKVINTK
- a CDS encoding glycoside hydrolase family 3 protein, translated to MTTFASGTDTLTRDALTVLQPGFTGTTAPDWLLRRLGEGLASVGLFGRNIASREQLAALTAQLRAERDDVLVAIDEEGGDVTRLEVGTGSSFPGNNALGAVDDVELTHAVAAELGRRLAACGVNLNWAPSADVNSNPANPVIGVRSFGATADLVARHTAAYVTGLQSAGVAACTKHFPGHGDTAIDSHHALPRIDVDRSVLLERELRPFRAAIAAGTRAVMTAHILVPALDQDRPATLSHPVLTDLLRGELGYTGLIVTDGMEMQAIAGTYGIERGSVLAIAAGADAICVGGGLADDETVRRLRDALVSAVRAGELAEERLAEAAERVRTLAHWTAAGAADAQLPADEEVGLRAARRALRVTGADFTPLTAAPYVAAFTPVANIAVGDETPWGVAAELARLLPGTETGSFAGDDAGLATLAAAGPRRIVAVVRDEHRHPWMTAALDTVLRTRPDTIVIEMGLPQAPTRGALHIATHGAARVCGRAAAEVIAGEE
- a CDS encoding DUF3311 domain-containing protein: MSDAPEARPPVVTPVRVVIALCLIAPFVAMLWVGSYAKVDPEFIGIPFFYWYQMLWVLISTALTMIAYQLWQRDQRARRGGSK
- the nagB gene encoding glucosamine-6-phosphate deaminase, yielding MEVVIVPDAKAGGELIAEAMAQLLRRKPDALLGVATGSTPLPIYEALASKVRAGAVDASRARIAQLDEYVGLPAEHPESYRSVLRREVLEPLGIPMDSFMGPDGTAEDIPGACAAYDSALADAGGVDLQLLGIGTDGHIGFNEPCSSLASRTRIKTLTEQTRVDNARFFEGDIAQVPHHVITQGIGTILEARHLVLLATGEGKADAVAATVEGPVAAVCPASALQLHPHATVVVDEGAASKLKLADYFRHTFVNKPDWQGI
- a CDS encoding sugar ABC transporter permease, translated to MSAADTTTPTEVPPPMPVPPPSPPVAPRRRRSSGTTPWLLLAPCLLILGLVMGYPLVRLVTLSFQKFGQSQLWGFQPAEWVGFDNFTGVLDDGEFWAVVVRTIVFAAGCVIFTMVAGMLIALLLQRVSGWVKTLINIALVASWGMPIIVATTVFKWLFDADYGILNALLSKLPGVEMIGHNWFASGPQGLAVIMLLVVWGAVPFVVITLSAGLTQVPKEMEEAARLDGAGAWGVFRYVTLPILKPIIVMLTTLSVIWDMGVFPQVFVMRNGHPEPEFQILPTYSYDRAFVVNDYAQGSAIALITVLLLLGVVAVYMRQMLKIGEVE
- a CDS encoding GntR family transcriptional regulator; the protein is MSSDVSSAETEGGAGVRTARVPKYYRLKKHLLDMTETQSPGTPVPPERTLAAEFDTSRTTVRQALQELVVEGRLERIQGKGTFVAKPKVSQALQLTSYTEDMRAQGLEPTSQLLDIGYITADDRLAELLDITAGGRVLRIERLRMANAEPMAIETTHLSAKRFPALRRSLVKYTSLYTALAEVYDVHLAEAEETIETSLATPREAGLLGTDVGLPMLMLSRHSYDKTGEPVEWVRSVYRGDRYKFVARLKRPMD
- a CDS encoding carbohydrate ABC transporter permease; translation: MSALAPGVRRRSKLGWNLLGLLVFVTAGFPVYWMLNTAFKPAKDAIDPDPSLLPTGITLSNFSRALDIADFWGPVGRSLIVSLAVVAIGIVVGTLAALAISRFAFRGRKIVIVGILAVQMVPLVAMIIPVFLLLNDLDQYDKLSGLIITYLTFILPFTVWTLRGFIVNIPKELEEAAMVDGCSPTGAFLRVVFPLLAPGMVATSVYAFIQAWNEYLYALMLLSQKNQTATVWLGNFTTKHGTEYAPMMAGSTMMAVPIVVLFLLVQRKMAAGLTAGAVKG
- the mctP gene encoding monocarboxylate uptake permease MctP; its protein translation is MNDGVNGVALAVFILFFLAVTVMGFLAARWRKAENEHSLDEWGLGGRSFGTWITWFLLGGDLYTAYTFVAVPAAIYAAGAAGFFAVPYTILVYPLIFTFLPRLWSVSHKHGYVTTSDFVRGRFGSKGLSLAVAVTGILATMPYIALQLVGIQAVLDVMGVGGGENTNWFVKDLPLLIAFGVLAAYTYSSGLRAPALIAFVKDTLIYIVIAVAIIYIPIKLGGFDDVFGAASEKYTAAKAGGLVPLEAGQWTYATLALGSALALFMYPHSITATLSSRSREVIRRNTTILPLYSLMLGLLALLGFMAIAAGVKVTNPQLAIPQLFEDMFPDWFAGVAFAAIGIGALVPAAIMSIAAANLFTRNIYKDFIKPDATPAQETKVSKLVSLLVKVGALVFVLTMDKTVAINFQLLGGIWILQTFPALVGGLFTRWFHRWALLAGWAVGMIYGTVAAYGVASPTQKHFGGSAKEIPGIGEIGYIGLTAFILNVAVTVVLTFVLKALKAPDGVDETSPQDYTADAGDPGVEVELPPATAGTSH